A segment of the Lactobacillus sp. ESL0700 genome:
GGTAAAGTTGATGATTTGCTTGCCAGTTTTGCGGTCATAAACAAGGCCCTTTTTCCCCTTGGCGCCAATAATCACGTATTTTTTACTGATAATGGTACCGTTACGAAAGACAATCCAAGGCTTGTAATGTCGTGACAAAAGATCGCTGCCGAATTGCACGTAGTGCTTGTTGCTGATTCCTAGAAGGTGCATTAATGTCGGCAAGACGTCGATTTCGCCAGCAACTTCGTGGTTAATTTTGCCTTTTAAATTAGGCGCATGAATCATAAAGGGCACACGCTGCATTTGCGCATCATTGTAACTGCTCCAAGTATCGGAACTTTCGCCGACAATCGGTGCTAGAGTTTGATTTTCGGAGTTGGTTAAACCATAATGGTCGCCGTAAATTACTACCATCGTGTTCTTGGCCAAGCCGGATTTTTTCAGATAAGCAAAAAATTCTCGTACTGATTCGTCTAAATAATGAGCTGTTTCAAAGTAATTGTTAATGGTCTTATCGCTAGTGTCAGTTGTTTGAAACTTGGGATCGAGGTCCTGCTCATCCATTGAAAACGGTGTGTGGTTGGTTACCGTGATGAACTTGGTGTAGAACGGCTGCTGCATGCGCTCTAAATACTTGATACTTTCAGCAAAAAGCAGCTTATCTTTGACGCCGTATTCTTTTTTATCATCCTTATTATTACTGAAATAATTCTGATCGAAGAAATAATTGTAGCCCAAGTTTTTATAGACATCGTCACGATTCCAAAAAGTACCGACGTTACCGTGGAAGACAGCGGAAGTATAGTTGCCGTGTCTGCGCAAAATTTGCGGTGCGGCCTGGAAAGTGTTTGAACCGCCAAGAGCCGTAAAAAGTGACCCGTCAGAAATGCCATAAGTACCAGTTTCCAGCATATTTTCTGCATCACTAGTGCGACCAATGCCTACTTGATGGTAAAAATTGTCAAAGCTGATGGTGTGCTTGTTATGGTAGATTGAATTAAGAAACGGGGTGACTTCCTTGCCATTGACCTTTAACCCAATCAGAAATTGCTGGAAACTTTCCAGGTGAATTACGATGACGTTTTTACCTTTTTCTTTACCAAAATAGTTGGCATTAGCAGGTATCTTGTTTTTCTTAGTAAAATTAAGAATTTTATTTAAATCGGCGGCGTTGGCATTACGGTTAACCTGCTCCGTTTGTTCATTTTTAATACCGTCATAAATGGTATAGGTGTCAAGCCCCAGATATTTCACAACGTAGGCACGATCAAAGGTGTTTCTTAAGAGGCGCGGTCTGGATGATTCGGCCAGAAAAATATTTAACGTCAAAACAAAAAAGCCGAATGAGGTAATTGTAAACGGCGTTAGGAGTCCATAAGACTTTTGATCGATTTTTAATTTATGCGTTACTAAAAGTGCAATGACCAGAATTAAATCTAGCCACAATAGAATATCCGATGGCTGCAATAATGAAACGGCACTTTTGCCTAAGCCAGGCGCCACTTTGCCGGCATTGGCGATAGTTTTAACCGTAATAAAATCAGAAAATTCTCGATAATAGAGGATATTAGCAAATAATAGACAGGTATTAGCAAAGTCCATTAATAGCATGACACAATAGGAAACAATCGGTTTAGGAAAATAAAAACCGATGCTCAAGAGCAAAATTGCCGTGCCCAGGGGACTAAGCCACATGATGATGTGCTGGTAGGGGTCAGATATTCCCAAATTGAAGTCATGATATGCCGCAAAGATGTACTTTAGGGCAAATAGCAAGACGAGCAGAACAAAAAAGCCTGTTCGAGATTGCATGAAGTTTGCTAGATTCTTTTTTTTCAAAACGAACGCTCCTTTAACAATGATTTTAAAGGATTAATAAGCGTGAGACAATCTTTTAGCGATTATTAGTCTTTTTTTAAGATTTGTATACGCAAAAATGAGTATAATTTAGATAAACTCTATTTTTAGGAATTGATTAAGCATGATTTTTTTAGGACCGCTATATAACATAATTGCGCAAAACTTCGCTACCAAAATCAACCATTTTGCGTTGATTAAGCTGACAATGCTAGCAATTGATAAAACTATTTTATATTTTTTATTATTTGCCGTTGTCCGCTTATTTTGGTTAATGGCAATTAGGTGCAGGCGATCAATCAGGTCCGAGGCTGGTGTGTGGGTGTTTGCATTTTATCTTATTTTAGTGTTAATGCTCACAACTTTTCGAAATACGTATTTTCCGTGGCAGCTAACCTTTTATTTTAACCGACCATTAACCGAAATCAACTTGGTATTTTTAAAAGAAACATGGAAATTATTGTATGCTCAGAGTCGGCTCGACTTTTTTTATAATTCGTTTGGTAATGTGTTGTGTTTTGTGCCTTTTGGCTTTTTAACACCGCTTGTTTTTTCCAAAAAGCAAACTTTCAAAAGGGTGCTTGTGGCTGGGATGCTTTTTTCAATCTTGATTGAAGGGATGCAATTTTTGCTTGAAACTGGTGTCAGTGACATCGACGACGTCTTCTTTAATAGCTGCGGCGCCGCCATCGGATATTTACTTTACTGGGTGTTTAAGTCTGTGCGTAATAAGTTTGCAAAACATTAAAGAAATCACTGGAATTTACAAAATAAGATTGTTAGAATATTCTTGTGAAATAAATATTTTGTTTAGTTAAGGAAGCGTACTTATGAGTTTAATTAAATTTGACAGCACTAAATTGACGCCATTTGTTCATAAAAATGAACTTAGTGAGATGCAAGCATTGGTTAATGCTGCTGCTCAGGAATTAAAGGATGGCACCGGTGCAGGAAATGATTTCTTGGGCTGGATTGATTTGCCTGTTGATTATGATAAGGATGAATTTAGCCGGATTAAGAAGGCGGCTAAGAAAATCCAAGGCGATTCTGACGTTTTGATTTGTATTGGAATTGGTGGCTCTTATCTTGGTGCTCAAGCTGCTGTTGAGTTCTTAAACGGCGCATTTTACGGCAAGGGTAAAGACAAATATCCAACCATTGTTTTCTGTGGTAACTCACTTTCAGGATCATATTTGCATGACTTAATGGTTTGGCTTGGTGACAAGGACTTCAGCGTTAACGTTATTTCTAAATCAGGAACAACCACTGAAGCCGCAGTTGCTTTTAGAATTTTTAAAGACAAGTTAATTAAGAAATATGGTAAAGAAGAAGCCCAAAACCGGATTTATGCCACAACTGATCGTGCTAAGGGTGCATTGAAGACCGAAGCTGACGCAGAAGGTTACGAAGAATTTGTTGTTCCTGATGACATTGGTGGTCGTTACAGCGTCTTGTCAGCCGTTGGTTTATTGCCAATTGCTGCTTCAGGTGCCGATATTGACCAATTGATGCAAGGTGCAGCTGATGCTCGCAGTGATTACCAAGATACTGATGTAACCAAGGCTACACCATATCAATATGCTGCTTTGCGCAACATTTTGTATAGAAAAGGTTACACTACTGAAATTGTTGAGAATTATGAGCCAACTTTGAGAATGTTTGGTGAATGGTGCAAGCAATTAATGGGTGAGTCTGAAGGTAAGGATAATAAGGGAATTTGGCCATCAAGCGCTAACTTCTCAACTGACTTGCACTCACTTGGACAATACATTCAAGAAGGTTTACGTAACTTGTTTGAAACAGTTATTCGCGTTGAAAATCCAACTAATGATGTTGAGATTCCTTCTGATGATCGTAACTTGGACCAACTTAACTTCTTAGCTGGTAAGAGCTTGAATTATGTTAACGAACGCGCTTATGAAGGCGTTGTTTTGGCTCATACTGATGGTGGTGTGCCGGTAATGACAGTTAACATTCCTGATCAAACGGAACATACACTTGGTTATTTAATTTACTTCTTTGAATTAGCAATTGCGATTTCCGGTTACTTAAATGGAATTAATCCGTTTAACCAACCAGGAGTTGAAGAATACAAGCGCAATATGTTTGGTTTGCTTAACAAGCCAGGCTATGAAGAATTGCACGATGACTTAACTGCACGCTTCAATAAATAAATTAAACAGACTTTACTTTTAACTATAATTGGTTTTTAATTAAATAAATATTAAAATATTTAATCATTCTTTGAATAATGAATTATAATTGTTTTGGAGTATTTAATTATGGCAGATAATAGTAAAAGTAAATTAACACTTGGGCAATTGGTCTTTTTAGCATTGTTGACTGCCCTGAACGTTGTTCTAAGCCGAATATTAATTATTCCAATTCCTGCAACTCATGGTAATATCAATTTTTGTGATACCGGAATTTTCTTGGCAGCAATTGCGTTAGGACCAGTTGCGGGATTATTAGTCGGTGGTTTATCCGGCTTTTTACTCGATTTACTTTCAGGATACGCACAGTTCATGCTCTTTTCACTCGTTATTCACGGGCTAGAGGGTCTACTTGTGGGACTGTTAGTAAGAAAAGCAGCACGAGACAGACGCAAGTGGTTCCAATATATTTTGGCACTCGTGGTTGGCGTGGCTGTGATGGTTGGTGGATATCATTTGACCAACTGGATTTTGTATTCGACAGCAGCCGGAGTTTTAGGACTCTTGACTGATACCATTCAAGGAATAGCCGGTGCTATTGTTGCTCTTATCTTGTTACCAGCTTTACAAAAAGTTTTACTAAGATATTGGCGATTGTAGTTTAATAATCTGGTTATTTAATATAACTACTTTTTTAAGCAGTTAGAGAAAGGGCAAAAGCATAGAAATGCTTTTGCTCTTTTTATAATAAGGAGATGTTTTAATGGAGAAAAATGTAGTGACACCAAAGCATGTTGGGGCAATTATTAGTTGTGCATTAATGGCCTTTGTCTCGATTTTGACAGAAACGAGTTTAAACGTAACTTTTCCAACGATGATGAAGCAATTTCATATTGGCTTAGGTTTAGTGCAGTGGACTACCACTGGCTATTTGTTAGCAATTGCGATCATTATGGTTTCAAGCTCGTATTTAAATGACCGTTTCTCAGCTAAACAGTTGTTTTTAACAGCGGCAATTAGCTTTATTGCGGGGTCATTTGTTGCAGGAGCAGCCACTAACTTTTGGGTGCTTCTTGCTGGACGCCTGATTTCATCACTTGGAGCTGGGCTATCAATACCATTGATGTTTAATTTGGTAGTTGAACTGATTCCGCAAAATAAGTGGGGCTTTTATATGGGGATTACTGGCCTTGTAGTTATTTTAGCCCCGTCTCTTGGACCAACTTTTGGTGGAACTATCGTTTATTTCTACGGCTGGCCATTAATCTTTGTGATTGCGGCAATAATCGGCTTAATAATTTTAATTTTAGGCTTATTTGTAGTTGAACAATATCATGAGAAAAAGCACCCGCAATTTGATTGGCGCAGTTATATTATTATTGCTGCAGCGATGATTATTTTTAGTTTAACTTTTAATCAAATTGGTCAAGGATTGACTAATATTTGGTTTTGGCTGGGGATGCTGATAGTTGCTGCTTTGGTTTGGCTGTTTATTAAGTCAGTTAAAAATAGTCAAAAGCGGTTGCTTAATCTAGCCGTCTTTAAAAACAAAGCATTTATTTATGCACTAATTTCGTATTTATTATTACAATTTATTAATATTGGTACTAGCTTTGCATTACCAAATTATGTTCAGATTGTTAATCACTCGAGTTCATTAATTGGTGGCTTGATTTTACTGCCGGGATGTATCTTAAGTGGTGTGCTCAATCCATGGTTTGGTCATATTTATGACCAAAAGGGTGCTAAACTACCGCTTTTGACTGGAGCTATTTTGTGCATGATCGCCTGTGTTCTGTTTGCAATGTTTAGTTTGAAAATTTCGACAATGATGATTGTTATTTTCTACGGGATTATGATCATTGGTCGACAGTTAGCCTTTAATAATACGATGGCAGAAGCTTCTAAACTGCAGCCGGACGAGCTGCACACTGATGCAACTGCAGTCTTTCAGACAGGCCAACAGTATGCTGGATCACTCGGGACAACTGTTATGGCAACGATTATTTCTGCTTGGCAAAAGAAGCCGGGTAATTATGCGCTAATGACGGCAAAGGGTAGCCAAATTGCATTTATTGTGTTGATTATTGCAAGCATTATTATTCTATGTAGTTACCTAAGAATGTTTAAGCTAGAACATCAAAATATTAATTAAATAACAGCTAAGAGAAATAGATAATTTTATATTGATGATTTTGGGAGAAAATAAAATATTTTAGTGTATGCTTACAGCTGTAAACATTTGATAACAATGCTGATTATCGGTGCAAAATTATATTTAGTTATCAAATCATAATTAAAAAACAAGAAAACCGCTTTCAATTACGGTGAAAATGGGTATAATTGAACTAGTTGGTTAAGTAAAAGGAGTTTTTTAACATGATGTGTGATAATCTAGTTATCAAAATTATTAACGTAATCGTATTTGGACTTGCAGCATACTATACTTTTACCCCAAATGGGATGATGTGGGCAATGTACTGGATGGCCGGTGGCATGCTGTTTGATGCTGTTGTTGACCTGATTTGGCACTTTATTCCTGATAAAAAAGATTGTTCAAAATAATAATATTGATTAAAAGCAGTCGTTATTGCGGCTGCTTTTTTCGATACTTTTAAGCATAATTAATGATATAAAAAGGCTACCTGATTGCAACGGGTAGCCTTGTTTTATTTATCATTTTCAATTAAAAAGCTGCGAATTATTTTTTCTCGCATTGTTAGAAAAATTTGATTGTGACCAGTCGGATGTACGCGATTAGTTAGCAAAATTAAACCAGATTTTTTAACTCGATCAAGTAAGATTAAGGTTCCTGTGTAGCCGGTATGGAGAATTAACGGGTAGTGATTTTCGGGATCAAATCGTAAGTCCCAGCCCCAAGATCGCGGCTTCAAGCCTGCCGGATTTTTATTTTCAAAAAGTTGACTGACAACATCTTGGTCGAAGGGCAAAATGTTGGGGTCAAGGCCGAGGTAGCCTTTGCTAATTTTGATTAGGTCTTCCATTGAAGAAAATAATCCAGCAGAGCCACAATCACTGCCTAGCTGCCGCGCTTTGGGGTCATGAGGGACACCCTGAAGGATTTTTTCATTAAGTAGGGCAGTTGGAACACAATCAGCAATAACGGGCTTAAAAGTCGTTTCAGTAAGTCCAGCGGGTGCAAAAACTTCTTTTGTCGCGACTTCTTGGACAGGTTTGCCGTAAATTTGTTTAATTACTAGCCCCAATAAAATGAAATTAGTGTCTGCATAGCGCATCTTGTGCTCAAATTCATCGGTGACAGGTAAATGGATAATTGCATCAAGCAGTTCATCGTGATTTAGGTCGTCACGATGCTTAATCCAGCCGCGAATGCCGCTAGTATGGGTGAGAAGATGAAACAAACGCACACGCCGGTCACTAAACTCGGGAATAAACTCGTGTAGCGGCTCAGAAAAGTTAAGTTTGCCTTCAGCGTATAATTTTAGTAAAATATTCTCAGTAGCAAGGACTTTGGTCAAACTGGCCAAGTCATACTCCGCGAACGGACTAAGCTGACTAACTTGAGGATAGATCGTGGCAAAGCCCACTGTTGAAGTGAAAGTTTGTTTATTTTTAATTAAGACGTAATTAACGCCTGGCACGATCCGTTCGGAAACCATTGATTCTATAAGGTTTTGGGTGGTTGAGTAATCAATCATGAATATCTATCCTTTTAAAAAATTTATCTTATTAATTATTATAACTAAAAATCTCTTGACAAGAACAACTTTTACAAGCATAATAATTAATGTTGATTTTGCCCGTTGGTCAAATGGTTAAGACGCCACCCTCTCAAGGTGGAGTTACGAGTTCAATTCTCGTACGGGTGATTTTATCAATGGGATATAGCCAAATGGTAAGGCACAGGTTTCTGGTTCCTGCATGTTTCGGTTCGAGCCCGGATATCCCAATATTCATGATTTGTCTTAGTTTCAACTAGCTTAAAGCGTTGATACTAAGGCATTTTTATTTTTTACGATTTTTTGAAATTAACTGAAATCAACCGAAAAAGCATAAATCAGTGCAAAATTCGGTGCAAAATTTTTGGCAATGATGGATTAATCAAAATATCTTAAAATTGGTCTAGTTGCATGCTGAAAAGTGCTATAATATCAAGTGTTCAGAGATTTAATTATCTATTAGCTTAGATATCTCAAGAAGCCTAAAAAGGCTTCTTTTTTTGTCAAAAATCGGCGATTAGGTTACAACATTAGCTGCATCCCTTTAGGGTGTTAAATTGTTTACAGGGGGCCTGTGATTTACCGCCCCCTATCGCCGTAAACCTTGTGGGGCAACGAAACGTTACTGTATTATTTTACACGGTATCAAAAAATCCTCTGCGTTAACAGAGGATCATTTTAATGATTGCCTAAAGTAATCGGCTTTAGGACTTTACAAGGTTTGAGCCTTGCAGAGCTTTATAGTTGGTTTAGTATCTGGAATACTCGCCAACATTATTTCTGAACTGATTTTGGATTACTTCCAAAATCATAGTAAGCAATAATTTTTAAAGGGATCATGTGGGTAATACCACTGTTCCTTTTTATGATAGCAGAAATGGTATTTGAGAGATAATAATTAGATGCAAGTTCCCTTTTATCTAGTTTCATCCATGGTGTCCCATCTTGGCCAAATATGCCACAAAATTTTCATTTTCGGTAATTCCCAGTTTGCTTTTCTCCGTCCCAATTAATCTTATCGTTTAAAATTTGCACGTGATGCTGTCGTTATTCATGATGGGGCTAAACATTGGCATGGCGTTGCTAAAGATTCATGGTTTAGTCACTTGGCAATTACGACAGGCTCAACGCAATGGCTTGAGCCGGTTGCTAATGATGAATATAACAAGTTGCCATAAATTTATTCTAAAAAAATGCAGTTCTTCATAAAGAGAGCTGCATTTTTTAATTGTTACATACCTGCCTTAATGATTTTCTTTTCAGCCATTGTTTTACGCAAGGCGAGAAGAGCAGTATAGGTTGATAAAATATAAACTTTTTTAGTTGGCAATTTGGCAATTTGCGCAATTAAGTCGTCATTATTTTCAGCTACGGTCATGTTAGCGGGATTAAAACCAGCAACTTCTAACCTGAAGTGCATATCTTTACGACGCAATCCGCCAACAAGTACCTGCTTAATTTGCTTATGGTTAAGGTCCTCAAACTGGCCATCCCAAATCCAAGAGGTGTCAATCCCATCTGCGTGGTTGGCATTGAGCAGAGCGACCAGCGAATAATCTTCAGGCTCCGTGTTTAACATGTGGAGCACCTCGTCAAGACCCACAGGATTTTTAACTAAAATCAGATCAATGTCCTTACCAGCATAATTAATTAATTCCTGCCGGCCAAAGACACGTTTGTTTTTGGCAAATGATTGTGCAACCTCATCATCGCTTAGACCAAATTCACGAGCAACAGAATATGCGGCTAGAGCATTATAAATGTTATAAGTCCCGCCAATGTTGATTGTATAATCCTTAGCCCCCATTTGAAATGCCAATTGGTTAGGCGTTTGCTTAATAATTTTATTAACCCGATATTTTAATTCAGGCCGCTTGTAGCCGCAATGTGGGCAGAAAAAGTCACCTAGGTTAGCATAAATGCGGTCATGAAAGTGAATAACATGGTCGCACTTGGGACACAAGACGCCGTCAGTGTTCACTGGCGCCTTAGTATCGCTATCTTTTTGTTCAGAATCCAACTTAAACCCGTAGAATACCTTTTTATTAGGTAAGTCAACTGATGAAAAAATGCTGGCATCACCATTAGCGATAATTGTTGCTTGCGGCGCCAACTTAATCCCAGCAACTATTTTGTCATAAGTGGTGTAAATTTCGCCATATCTATCCATTTGGTCGCGAAAAATGTTGGTCAACACGTAATAACTTGGGTGAACTAATTCAGTAACCATTTTGACATTGGCTTCATCAACCTCTAAGACCGCGATTTTGCGCGTCACCTTTTTCTGCTTATGGGCCAGGAATGCTGTCACAATTCCTTGCTCCATGTTTGAGCCTGACGGATTAGTTAAAATATCGCCATATTTTTGCTTTAATGCGGCCACAATTAGAGATGTCGTCATTGTCTTGCCGTTAGTCCCAGTCACAATGACAGTTTCATAATCCCGAGCTAGAGCCTTTAACACCTGTGGGTCAATTTTCATTGCTAATTTACCGGGGAAACTGGTGCCGCCTTTTAATACATTATGAAGAAACCAATAGCTTGATTTACCAGCTACCTTGGCAATTCCTGATTTTAGATTCATCTTTATCCCTCACTTTAAAATCATTATAACTATAGCATAGCACCGAGGTGAAAACGAGTTTTCACGACAATTTAACTGCACATAATTTGATTTTCATCTATACTAGTTAAGTTAGGTGAATTTAATTTAAACAAAGGAGCAAAAAATGGCACAATTATTTTTTCACTATGGCGCGATGAGTAGTGGCAAAACAATTGAAATTCTTAAAGATACGCATAACTATGAGGCCCAGGGGCGAAAGATTGCGCTGATGACGAGCGGTGTTGATAATCGCAGTGGTGTTGGCACAGTTGCTTCAAGAATTGGTCTTCACCGTGCGGCCGTTCCGATTGAGCCAGAGACGAATATTTTTGAATATATCAAAAAACTAAACGCTGAGGACCAAAAGCGCGGCGATGGTTCGATTGCCTGTGTCTTTATTGATGAAGCGCAATTTTTAGAGCGGCATCATGTCTTAGAATGTGCCAGAATTGTTGATGAACTTAAGATTCCGGTAATGACTTTTGGACTTAAGAATGATTTTCAAAATAAATTGTTTGAGGGTAGTAAAAACCTCCTGATTTTTGCAGATAAAATTAAGGAAATCAAAACAATTTGCCACTATTGCGGCCGTAAGGCTACAATGAACTTGCGGATTCACGATGGTCAACCTGTTTATGAGGGTGAGCAAGTGCAAATTGGTGGCGACGAAAGTTATTATCCTGTTTGCCGGTTTCATTATTTTCACCCGGGAAAGCTTAGAACAAGAGAGGAATAGATAATATGGATAAAGTTATGGCGCAGCTTGAAGGGCTGGTAGCCCATTATGAAGAGCTTCAAGAAATGATGGCCGACCCAGAAGTCATCAGTGATACCAAGCGCTACATGGAAATCTCAAAAGAAGAGGCAGATTTGCGCGATGTCGTGCAAAAATACCAAAAATATAAGGCAGACAAGCAAGAGATTGCCGATAATAAGGAAATTATTTCAAGTGAAAGTGACAGCGACCTAGTTGACATGGCTAAGGAAGAAAATCACGATCTTGAACAAGAAATCGGCGAATTGGAAGACCAAATCAAAATATTGATGCTGCCAAAAGACCCTAATGATGATAAGGATATTATCATGGAAATTCGCGGTGCTGCTGGTGGTGACGAAGCCTCATTATTTGCCGGTGATTTGCTCAGAATGTATGAAAAATACGCTGAACGACAAAATTGGCAAGTATCAATAGTTGATAGTGAACCAACAGAAGTAGGCGGCTATAAGCGGATTGCCATTATGATTACCGGTGACAAAGTTTATTCTAAGCTCAAGTACGAAAACGGTGCGCACCGAGTACAACGGGTACCGGTAACTGAGTCACAAGGTCGGGTTCATACGTCGACTGCGACTGTTGCGGTTATGCCTGAATATGAGCAGGTAGATTTGGATCTTGATCCTAAGGATATTCGGGTTGATGTTTATCGTTCAAGTGGTGCCGGTGGTCAGCATATTAACAAGACTTCTAGTGCCGTTCGAATGACGCACTTGCCAACGGGGATTGTTGTTGCCATGCAGGATCAACGTAGTCAGCAACAGAACCGGGAAAAGGCGATGCAAATTCTGAAGTCACGGGTTTATGACTATTATGAAAGCCAAAATCGTGACCAATATGATGCTAAAAGAAAGAACGCCGTTGGTACTGGTGACCGTTCAGAGCGGATTCGGACTTATAATTACCCGCAAAACCGGGTAACTGATCACCGAATTGGTTTTACTTTAAATAAACTTGACCGAGTAATGAACGGCGAACTGGATGAAATTATCGATGCTTTAATTTTATATAACCAAACTAAGCAATTAGAGGAGCTGGCTGATCAAAATGCCTAAAATTACAACACTGCGAGATTTACAAATTTGGTCTGTTGAAACTGCACCAGATGCAAGGCCTGAAGATGTGGAATACTTGCTGGCTGAAAGATTAAATTTAACGCCCAGTGAGTATGCCCTAAAGCATGATTTACAATTAACGCCTGAGCAATTGAAGCAAGCACAAAAAGATGTTAATAAACTAGCTAAGGGAATGTCGCCGCAATACATTTTGGGCTATGCCTGGTTTTACGGCTATAAAATCATGGTTCAACATGGGGTTTTGATTCCACGCTTTGAAACTGAAGAGCTAGTTAACTGGGCGCTAGATCATCTGCAATCAGGTGATAAGGTGTTGGATTTGGGGACAGGCTCCGGCTGCATTACGGTTGCTTTAGCTAAAGAAGCTGCAAGCAAGGGCATTACTGACCTAGATTTATACGCTTCAGATGTTACCGATGCAGCATTGCGAACTAGCGAGGAGAACTTTGTCACCTATGACCTTGACGTAACAACACGTAAAGCCAATGTCTTAATTGGCCTTGAGAAGTTTGATCTGATTATTTCTAATCCTCCTTATATTAAGGAAACAGAAAAAAATCTCATGGACCAAAATGTCTTGCAAAACGAACCTAAAGAAGCACTATTTGGCGG
Coding sequences within it:
- a CDS encoding thymidine kinase is translated as MAQLFFHYGAMSSGKTIEILKDTHNYEAQGRKIALMTSGVDNRSGVGTVASRIGLHRAAVPIEPETNIFEYIKKLNAEDQKRGDGSIACVFIDEAQFLERHHVLECARIVDELKIPVMTFGLKNDFQNKLFEGSKNLLIFADKIKEIKTICHYCGRKATMNLRIHDGQPVYEGEQVQIGGDESYYPVCRFHYFHPGKLRTREE
- the prfA gene encoding peptide chain release factor 1 yields the protein MDKVMAQLEGLVAHYEELQEMMADPEVISDTKRYMEISKEEADLRDVVQKYQKYKADKQEIADNKEIISSESDSDLVDMAKEENHDLEQEIGELEDQIKILMLPKDPNDDKDIIMEIRGAAGGDEASLFAGDLLRMYEKYAERQNWQVSIVDSEPTEVGGYKRIAIMITGDKVYSKLKYENGAHRVQRVPVTESQGRVHTSTATVAVMPEYEQVDLDLDPKDIRVDVYRSSGAGGQHINKTSSAVRMTHLPTGIVVAMQDQRSQQQNREKAMQILKSRVYDYYESQNRDQYDAKRKNAVGTGDRSERIRTYNYPQNRVTDHRIGFTLNKLDRVMNGELDEIIDALILYNQTKQLEELADQNA
- the prmC gene encoding peptide chain release factor N(5)-glutamine methyltransferase, whose protein sequence is MPKITTLRDLQIWSVETAPDARPEDVEYLLAERLNLTPSEYALKHDLQLTPEQLKQAQKDVNKLAKGMSPQYILGYAWFYGYKIMVQHGVLIPRFETEELVNWALDHLQSGDKVLDLGTGSGCITVALAKEAASKGITDLDLYASDVTDAALRTSEENFVTYDLDVTTRKANVLIGLEKFDLIISNPPYIKETEKNLMDQNVLQNEPKEALFGGKNGLDFYQKFAKQVREHLNSHGEFFLEYGFSEKEQLSELFAKELPDFTVEFKNDMAGKPRMVYGKWNK